One segment of Candidatus Bathyanammoxibius amoris DNA contains the following:
- the amrB gene encoding AmmeMemoRadiSam system protein B, with amino-acid sequence MFIRSPIAQGFYPETGGVCKVAVQRHLDNCSSIHPGTRKTSVVAGIVPHAGWTYSGDTAAAVFRTINRLSSVPDVFVLFGSVHVMGVGRPAIMREGSWKTPLGEIEIDGDLAGEILKSAGDIVEENAQGHLMEHSLEVQLPFIQYLYPEARIVPVMVPPTAQAHVLGERVAALVKDRDGSIMTVGTSDLTHYGQRYAFKNHGTGRKALEWVKNENDKRIIDLCLKMAAEEIVPEATKNLNACGGGAMAATVAYARALGVKEGELLHYTTSYDVLPEDEEPSDFVGYAGIVF; translated from the coding sequence ATGTTTATCAGAAGTCCTATAGCCCAAGGCTTTTATCCGGAGACAGGCGGTGTGTGCAAGGTGGCCGTCCAGCGGCACCTTGACAATTGTTCCAGCATTCATCCCGGCACCAGGAAAACCAGCGTTGTAGCAGGTATTGTGCCTCATGCGGGCTGGACGTACTCAGGCGATACCGCGGCGGCCGTTTTCCGCACCATAAACAGGTTATCATCCGTGCCGGATGTCTTTGTCCTCTTTGGCTCCGTGCACGTGATGGGTGTAGGCAGACCAGCCATAATGAGAGAGGGGTCATGGAAGACACCCCTTGGCGAGATAGAGATAGACGGCGACCTGGCGGGCGAGATACTGAAATCTGCGGGTGATATCGTGGAGGAAAACGCGCAAGGCCATCTAATGGAGCATTCACTGGAGGTACAGCTCCCGTTTATACAGTATCTTTACCCTGAGGCCCGGATAGTGCCTGTCATGGTCCCGCCCACCGCTCAGGCCCACGTCCTGGGAGAGAGGGTGGCGGCGCTCGTGAAGGACCGGGACGGCAGTATAATGACCGTCGGTACCAGCGACCTCACCCATTACGGCCAGCGGTACGCCTTCAAGAACCATGGAACCGGGAGAAAGGCCCTTGAGTGGGTCAAAAACGAGAACGACAAGAGGATTATAGACCTCTGTCTCAAGATGGCCGCCGAGGAAATAGTGCCGGAGGCCACGAAGAACCTGAACGCCTGCGGGGGCGGGGCCATGGCCGCGACCGTCGCATACGCCAGGGCACTGGGGGTAAAGGAAGGGGAGTTGTTGCACTACACCACCAGCTACGACGTACTGCCCGAAGATGAGGAGCCTTCAGACTTCGTAGGCTACGCCGGGATAGTGTTCTAA
- the mutS gene encoding DNA mismatch repair protein MutS, with translation MKAPADMTPMMRQYHSFKERCKDAVLFFRMGDFYEMFYEDARIASRVLGIALTSRAKGEKAVPMAGVPHHAAGPYIQRLIKAGHKVAVCEQVQDPREAKGVVDRDITRIITPGTLTDENLLEDKRNNYLVGILPGSDTAGISWVDLSTGRFELTDVPRGRLMDELYRLRPSECIIPEYAHDDELMSGLGVGLGITVTRRPGWEFSQDSAYKTLLEHFGTTSLEGFGCEGLGPAIRAGGAVVQYLKETQNNSLGHIVNLRRFNSGDTLLIDAATQMGLELVETVRTRQVEGSLLWVLDKTRTAMGARLLKEWILFPLVSSEKIRFRQEGVSELHGNHTQRESLRTLLKEVSDLERISTRISTGRTNARDLVSLKNSLEVLPGLKEGLSGAGSGILESVRDGLDDVKEVRVLTATAFVDSPPQTVRDGGMIREGYSPELDELRNIRRNGREWIKNFQAVEMRRTGIPSLKVHYNKVFGYYIEVTNTHKDRIPGDYIRKQTLKNAERYITPELKDYESRVLTAEERSKELEYQLFEKVRSEVAGYTPVIQRVAGKVAQLDVLLSFATAAAENDYTCPEITEGDELRISDGRHPVLEKTLGRGRFVPNSIDMDDRSTRVMVITGPNMAGKSTYIRQVALITLMAQMGSFIPAKEAKISVVDRIFTRIGASDELHRGQSTFMVEMHEAANILNNATDRSLIILDEIGRGTSTFDGLSIAWAMTEYIFRNVRARTLFATHYHELTGLAALFPGIKNYNVAVREWGNKVIFLRKIVEGGSDKSYGIHVARMAGVPGEVIKRAGHILEQLETNSLDVYQRPRLGQPATKGGKDVQLSLFVPKEQAVLEELQSLDITGLTPLEALNKLEELRRGLTETEGEQA, from the coding sequence ATGAAGGCCCCGGCGGACATGACACCCATGATGAGGCAGTATCACTCCTTCAAGGAGAGATGCAAGGACGCCGTACTATTCTTCCGGATGGGTGACTTTTATGAGATGTTTTACGAAGATGCCCGGATTGCGTCCCGGGTGCTGGGTATAGCGCTTACGTCGCGCGCCAAGGGTGAGAAGGCCGTGCCCATGGCTGGCGTGCCGCATCACGCGGCGGGCCCCTATATACAGCGCCTCATAAAGGCCGGGCATAAAGTGGCCGTGTGTGAGCAGGTGCAGGACCCGCGTGAGGCCAAGGGGGTGGTGGACAGGGATATTACCCGGATAATCACGCCGGGCACCCTTACCGACGAGAACCTCCTTGAGGACAAGCGGAACAACTATCTTGTTGGCATACTCCCAGGCAGTGACACGGCGGGTATCTCGTGGGTGGATCTCTCTACGGGGAGATTTGAGCTTACTGACGTACCGCGTGGACGACTGATGGATGAACTGTACCGGCTCAGGCCGTCCGAGTGCATAATACCGGAGTACGCACACGATGACGAACTGATGAGTGGACTGGGCGTCGGTCTGGGGATTACGGTAACCCGGAGGCCGGGCTGGGAGTTTTCACAAGACTCTGCCTACAAGACACTGCTTGAGCACTTCGGGACCACCAGCCTGGAGGGCTTCGGTTGTGAGGGGTTGGGACCGGCCATACGTGCCGGCGGGGCGGTAGTGCAATATCTCAAAGAGACGCAGAATAATTCCCTGGGGCATATCGTCAACCTGAGACGCTTCAACAGCGGAGACACCCTGCTGATAGACGCTGCTACGCAGATGGGGCTTGAACTCGTTGAGACGGTCAGGACGAGGCAGGTCGAGGGGTCGCTGTTGTGGGTACTTGATAAGACCCGAACGGCGATGGGCGCGAGGCTCCTCAAGGAATGGATACTCTTCCCGCTGGTCTCCTCCGAAAAGATACGCTTTCGCCAGGAGGGCGTGAGCGAACTGCACGGTAATCACACGCAGAGAGAGTCCCTCCGCACGCTTCTAAAGGAGGTGTCCGACTTAGAACGTATATCTACGCGGATTAGCACGGGGCGTACGAACGCCAGGGACCTGGTCTCACTGAAGAATTCGCTGGAGGTGCTGCCCGGACTGAAGGAGGGACTTTCCGGCGCCGGGTCGGGTATTCTGGAGTCTGTCCGCGACGGACTTGATGATGTTAAGGAGGTAAGGGTGCTGACAGCGACTGCGTTCGTTGACAGCCCGCCTCAGACCGTGCGAGACGGCGGAATGATAAGAGAAGGTTACAGCCCTGAACTGGACGAATTGAGAAATATCCGAAGAAACGGACGGGAATGGATAAAAAACTTCCAGGCCGTGGAGATGCGCCGGACGGGCATACCGTCCCTTAAGGTACACTACAACAAGGTCTTCGGGTACTATATAGAGGTTACAAATACCCACAAGGACCGTATACCGGGGGACTATATCCGTAAACAGACGCTTAAGAATGCGGAACGCTATATTACCCCCGAGCTAAAGGATTATGAGTCACGGGTGCTGACGGCGGAGGAGAGGTCTAAGGAGCTGGAATATCAGCTCTTTGAGAAGGTTAGGTCCGAGGTTGCCGGCTATACGCCCGTGATTCAAAGGGTGGCAGGCAAAGTAGCGCAACTTGACGTGTTGCTCAGTTTTGCAACTGCCGCCGCCGAGAACGATTACACCTGTCCTGAAATAACCGAAGGAGATGAACTGCGGATATCCGACGGCAGGCATCCCGTGCTCGAAAAGACTCTGGGCAGGGGAAGATTTGTACCCAACAGTATAGACATGGACGACAGGTCAACCCGTGTCATGGTCATTACCGGGCCCAACATGGCAGGTAAAAGCACCTACATTCGCCAGGTGGCCCTAATCACGCTTATGGCCCAGATGGGGAGTTTCATCCCTGCGAAAGAGGCAAAGATTAGCGTGGTTGACAGGATATTTACGCGCATCGGGGCATCGGATGAACTACACCGCGGACAGAGTACCTTTATGGTGGAGATGCACGAGGCGGCAAATATACTCAATAATGCCACCGACCGAAGCCTTATAATACTCGATGAGATAGGCAGGGGTACCAGTACATTTGACGGCCTCAGTATAGCCTGGGCCATGACCGAGTATATATTCAGGAACGTCAGGGCAAGGACGCTGTTCGCCACCCACTACCATGAACTTACAGGGCTCGCAGCCCTCTTCCCGGGGATAAAGAACTACAATGTTGCGGTGAGGGAGTGGGGGAACAAGGTGATATTTCTCAGAAAAATTGTTGAGGGTGGTTCAGATAAAAGCTATGGTATACATGTGGCGCGGATGGCCGGGGTACCGGGAGAAGTGATTAAAAGGGCCGGGCACATCCTGGAACAGCTTGAGACCAACTCCCTGGACGTTTATCAGAGACCCAGGCTGGGCCAGCCGGCGACAAAAGGAGGAAAAGACGTTCAGCTGTCCCTCTTTGTGCCAAAAGAACAGGCCGTACTGGAGGAGCTACAATCATTGGATATTACGGGACTCACACCTCTAGAGGCACTGAATAAACTGGAAGAGCTAAGGCGCGGGCTCACGGAAACTGAAGGTGAACAGGCATAA
- the fdhF gene encoding formate dehydrogenase subunit alpha yields the protein MTNSTEKSPAEKLKLTIDGREVEAGSGQTILQAAAKLGIKIPTLCHDPRLEPFSACRVCMVEVENARKPLVTACSAMVADGMVVKTDTERVYETRRFVLELILSDHPLDCMTCDKCGSCTLQDLAYEYDIKSSRFFKEPQRGVSPDPNTMILRDDSKCILCGRCVRICDEVEQAHAIDFINRGFETVVGPAYGHTLLGTSCEFCGQCVSTCPVGALREKQAEGKGRDWQLDKIKTVCGYCGVGCTLFLNVHKDTGKLVKVTSKPGTVPNDGNLCIKGRFGYDFVHHEERLTDPLIKRNGSFEKASWDEALKLVATRFAETKDKHGAESIAILGSSRCTNEENYVLMKFARAVIGTNNLDQCARTUHAPTVAGLAMSFGSGAMTNSIAEIPDADVLFVIGANPTEAHPIIGLHMRAALRKGAKFIVADPRKIWFAGHADYFLQLRPGSDCMLLNAMMNVIISEGLENKDFVEKYTENFESLKEYCKDVTPERVEKITGVPADKIKGAARLFATAGKAGIYYTLGITEHVCGTENVRTIANLSMLCGQIGRPSTGVNPLRGQNNVQGACDMGTDPDRFHGYQYVSDPEAREKFEKAWGVKLNPKPGLKMPECFTGANDGSIKALYLVGEDNVMSEPDQAHVISALERCDFVVAQDIFMSETAKYADVVLPASSCAEKDGTFTNSERRVQRVRTAVQPVGNSKPDWQIICELSTLMGYPMEYKHPGEIWDELAALAPKFFGGINYKRIDDVGLQWPCPDKDHPGTKYLHKDGNFTRGKGEFFAPACRRPAEEPDKDYPLILSTGRTLQHYGGGTMTRRSKGSVQLQPECFVEISRFDADMHGMEDGEMIRVITRRGKLKTRTKITDIKEGVIWMPMHFAEAAANKLTITAYDNVTMTAEYKVCAVRVEKLGKEETKKKRKQAPAATGVA from the coding sequence ATGACAAACTCGACAGAAAAATCCCCGGCTGAAAAGCTGAAGCTTACTATAGATGGCAGAGAGGTCGAGGCCGGCTCCGGCCAGACCATCCTCCAGGCAGCGGCAAAGCTGGGCATAAAAATACCCACACTCTGCCACGACCCGCGTCTCGAGCCGTTCAGCGCGTGCCGGGTCTGCATGGTAGAGGTTGAAAACGCCAGAAAACCCCTGGTCACCGCCTGTTCGGCGATGGTAGCTGACGGCATGGTGGTGAAGACCGACACCGAGCGGGTCTATGAGACAAGGCGGTTCGTGCTGGAACTTATCCTGTCAGACCATCCCCTGGACTGCATGACCTGCGACAAGTGCGGTAGCTGCACGCTGCAGGACCTTGCCTACGAATATGACATCAAAAGCAGCCGCTTCTTTAAAGAACCTCAGCGCGGTGTATCCCCTGACCCGAACACCATGATACTGCGAGACGACTCCAAGTGTATCCTGTGCGGACGCTGCGTCAGGATATGCGATGAAGTTGAGCAGGCGCATGCCATCGACTTTATAAACCGCGGTTTCGAGACTGTCGTCGGACCCGCCTACGGCCATACACTGCTGGGGACGAGCTGCGAGTTCTGCGGACAGTGCGTGTCAACGTGCCCGGTCGGCGCTTTGAGGGAAAAACAGGCCGAGGGCAAAGGCCGTGACTGGCAGCTAGACAAGATAAAGACCGTGTGCGGCTACTGCGGAGTGGGCTGCACCCTCTTTCTCAACGTCCACAAGGACACCGGCAAACTCGTAAAGGTCACCTCCAAACCCGGCACGGTACCGAATGACGGCAACCTGTGCATAAAGGGGCGCTTCGGATACGACTTCGTGCATCACGAGGAACGCCTCACCGACCCGCTTATCAAGAGAAACGGAAGCTTCGAAAAGGCCTCCTGGGACGAGGCCCTCAAGCTCGTGGCGACCAGATTCGCCGAGACTAAGGACAAACACGGCGCTGAGTCCATTGCCATTCTCGGCTCTTCCAGATGCACCAACGAAGAGAACTACGTCCTGATGAAGTTCGCCCGGGCGGTCATCGGCACAAACAACCTTGACCAGTGCGCCCGTACCTGACACGCCCCCACCGTGGCCGGTCTGGCCATGAGCTTCGGCAGCGGCGCGATGACCAACTCCATCGCCGAAATCCCTGACGCCGACGTCTTGTTCGTCATAGGCGCGAACCCTACGGAGGCACACCCGATTATCGGACTCCATATGAGGGCGGCGCTCCGGAAGGGCGCAAAATTCATCGTGGCCGACCCCCGCAAGATATGGTTCGCCGGACACGCGGATTACTTCCTGCAGCTCAGACCCGGCTCGGACTGTATGTTGCTCAACGCGATGATGAACGTCATCATATCGGAGGGTCTGGAGAACAAGGACTTCGTAGAGAAATACACCGAGAACTTCGAGTCCTTAAAGGAATACTGTAAAGACGTCACCCCCGAGAGGGTGGAGAAGATAACCGGCGTGCCGGCAGACAAGATAAAAGGGGCGGCGAGGCTGTTCGCAACGGCCGGGAAGGCCGGGATATACTACACCCTGGGCATAACGGAACACGTCTGCGGTACGGAAAACGTCCGCACCATCGCAAATCTTAGTATGCTATGCGGGCAGATAGGCCGTCCCAGTACCGGGGTAAACCCGCTCCGGGGACAGAATAACGTACAGGGCGCGTGCGACATGGGAACAGACCCTGACCGCTTCCACGGCTATCAGTACGTATCAGACCCTGAAGCGCGCGAAAAATTTGAAAAGGCATGGGGCGTAAAGCTGAACCCAAAACCCGGACTTAAGATGCCGGAGTGTTTCACGGGCGCAAACGACGGCAGCATAAAGGCCCTGTACCTTGTGGGTGAAGACAACGTGATGAGTGAACCCGACCAGGCCCATGTGATAAGCGCCCTCGAAAGATGCGACTTCGTGGTGGCACAGGACATCTTCATGTCTGAGACGGCGAAATACGCCGACGTCGTCCTGCCAGCCTCATCGTGCGCCGAGAAGGACGGCACCTTCACAAACTCTGAGCGCAGGGTGCAGAGGGTACGGACGGCCGTACAGCCGGTAGGTAACTCTAAGCCGGACTGGCAGATTATCTGTGAACTCTCCACGCTCATGGGCTACCCGATGGAGTATAAACACCCCGGTGAAATCTGGGATGAACTCGCGGCGCTGGCTCCCAAATTCTTCGGCGGCATAAACTATAAAAGAATTGATGACGTCGGGCTCCAGTGGCCGTGTCCGGACAAGGACCACCCCGGGACCAAGTACCTGCATAAGGACGGCAACTTCACCCGTGGCAAGGGTGAATTCTTCGCACCCGCCTGCCGCAGGCCGGCCGAGGAGCCGGACAAGGACTATCCTCTCATCCTTTCGACCGGGCGGACACTCCAGCACTACGGCGGTGGTACGATGACACGCCGCTCGAAGGGCAGCGTGCAGTTACAGCCGGAGTGTTTTGTGGAGATAAGCCGCTTCGATGCGGACATGCACGGCATGGAGGACGGTGAGATGATCAGGGTAATCACCCGGCGCGGGAAGCTGAAGACCAGGACGAAGATTACAGACATCAAGGAGGGCGTCATCTGGATGCCCATGCACTTTGCCGAAGCCGCCGCCAATAAGCTTACCATTACCGCCTACGACAACGTCACCATGACCGCCGAGTATAAGGTCTGCGCCGTCAGGGTAGAGAAACTTGGCAAAGAAGAAACGAAGAAGAAGCGTAAACAGGCCCCCGCCGCCACCGGCGTTGCCTGA
- a CDS encoding SPFH domain-containing protein, whose translation MQKDFEGRRRFKRRISVKWIILISFIVVSLGIGSFFVVRNLGYYNVQPSEVGIVVNNLTGNVKAIDRAGVIIYIPILQDIYILDKEEQVLYLSFDNITPDYPKGNPLWVKSIDGGDVSLDLLIRYVMIPEKAAFVILDSGPGAAYKKKWTFDYIRAVMRYNMGELLIEDFPNSAKRDRKAQQAIDEINEVIEPRGIKITAINVLDYRYYQEYWEKILARRLADKEVEVQIDRAEAARENRRRVKVEEGRRMDTEVSRYRGDLNKRELGADAKAEQTRRDADAYYKKVTIEGDAEFERLRQKSIGVLAEKQSEAGGIMALRRALERPGGRQLVKLEYAKRLKEATVQGTPVLKANREIPQLLRESERIERIEPRPAVAAGEER comes from the coding sequence ATGCAAAAGGACTTTGAAGGAAGACGCCGATTTAAGAGGCGTATATCCGTAAAGTGGATAATACTAATCTCGTTTATAGTAGTATCGCTGGGGATAGGGTCTTTCTTTGTCGTCAGGAATCTTGGTTACTATAATGTGCAGCCTTCCGAGGTTGGAATTGTAGTAAACAACCTGACGGGAAACGTAAAGGCGATCGACCGTGCGGGCGTAATTATCTACATACCAATCCTCCAGGATATATATATCCTCGACAAGGAGGAGCAGGTCCTGTATTTGTCCTTCGACAACATCACTCCTGACTACCCGAAGGGCAACCCCTTATGGGTCAAGTCAATAGATGGTGGTGACGTTTCCCTCGACCTGCTTATACGTTACGTAATGATTCCAGAGAAGGCGGCCTTCGTTATCCTGGATTCAGGTCCGGGTGCCGCCTACAAGAAGAAATGGACCTTCGATTACATCAGGGCGGTAATGCGATATAACATGGGCGAACTTTTGATAGAAGACTTCCCGAACTCGGCCAAGCGCGACAGGAAGGCGCAACAGGCGATCGATGAAATAAACGAGGTTATAGAACCGCGCGGGATCAAGATAACTGCCATAAACGTCCTGGACTATCGATACTATCAGGAATACTGGGAGAAGATCCTGGCAAGGAGGCTTGCGGATAAAGAGGTGGAAGTGCAGATAGACAGGGCGGAGGCTGCCAGGGAGAACCGAAGGCGTGTAAAGGTTGAAGAGGGCAGGAGGATGGACACGGAGGTATCCAGATACAGGGGCGACCTCAACAAGAGAGAGCTGGGGGCCGACGCCAAGGCCGAACAGACGCGGCGCGACGCAGATGCGTATTACAAAAAGGTAACTATTGAGGGTGATGCGGAATTCGAGAGACTGAGACAGAAGTCAATTGGCGTCCTGGCGGAGAAGCAGTCTGAGGCAGGAGGTATCATGGCCCTTCGCCGCGCACTCGAACGTCCGGGAGGCCGGCAGTTGGTGAAGCTGGAGTACGCAAAGAGGCTCAAGGAAGCAACTGTACAGGGAACCCCCGTCTTAAAGGCCAATCGGGAGATTCCGCAGCTCCTGAGGGAAAGTGAGAGAATCGAGAGGATCGAGCCAAGACCGGCTGTGGCTGCCGGCGAGGAAAGATGA
- a CDS encoding MBL fold metallo-hydrolase codes for MLELNGITITWLGHDSIKIEGDNKVIYIDPWKLTDAGPADADIVLVTHEHYDHCSPPDVAKVSKKGTRIMTTADTARKLKGDVMVVKSGDTVEIDGVTVEAVPAYNTNKSFHPKNSNWIGFIVTVGGNKRIYHAGDTDRIPEMDDFKVDVALVPVSGTYVMTAEEAADAVNRMKPKIAVPMHYGAIVGTEADAERFKTLVSDDIEVRIL; via the coding sequence GTGCTGGAGCTAAACGGTATAACAATAACGTGGCTTGGCCATGATTCTATCAAGATAGAGGGCGATAACAAGGTCATATACATTGACCCCTGGAAATTAACGGACGCAGGACCTGCCGACGCCGATATAGTACTTGTGACACACGAACACTATGACCACTGTTCCCCGCCGGACGTGGCGAAGGTCTCGAAGAAAGGCACCAGGATAATGACCACGGCCGACACCGCCAGGAAACTGAAGGGAGACGTCATGGTGGTTAAATCGGGAGATACGGTAGAGATAGACGGGGTCACGGTGGAGGCTGTACCGGCGTATAATACAAATAAGAGTTTCCACCCGAAGAACTCTAACTGGATAGGCTTTATCGTTACCGTGGGGGGTAATAAACGGATATACCACGCGGGCGACACCGACCGCATACCGGAGATGGACGACTTTAAGGTGGACGTGGCGCTCGTACCCGTAAGCGGCACATACGTTATGACCGCGGAGGAGGCGGCTGACGCGGTAAACCGCATGAAGCCTAAGATTGCCGTCCCCATGCACTATGGCGCCATAGTCGGCACTGAGGCGGACGCCGAGAGGTTTAAGACGCTTGTTTCGGATGATATAGAGGTAAGGATTTTATGA
- a CDS encoding GIY-YIG nuclease family protein, translating into MGESAPSLPAKTFPFNRGIYLLAAELRRDYRLRIGRLGKHLFPQGCYLYVGSAQRNLRQRLTRHLTRKSPGKKPHWHVDYLLAHARVKHIWGFDAPKEWECRLGRRLAGVSGLETPLKRFGSSDCHCNTHLYYMPGDESPAVSITTLGALGPDGYPSFYYGNA; encoded by the coding sequence ATGGGTGAGTCAGCACCTTCCCTACCGGCCAAAACTTTCCCCTTTAATCGCGGTATATATCTGCTGGCCGCAGAGCTCCGGCGGGATTACCGGCTAAGGATTGGCAGACTTGGCAAACACCTCTTCCCTCAAGGTTGTTATCTTTATGTCGGCAGCGCGCAAAGAAACCTGCGACAGCGGCTGACGCGGCATCTCACAAGAAAATCTCCCGGCAAAAAACCCCACTGGCATGTTGACTACCTGCTTGCCCACGCGCGAGTTAAGCATATCTGGGGGTTTGACGCCCCGAAGGAATGGGAATGCAGGCTGGGACGGCGTCTGGCGGGCGTTAGCGGCCTGGAGACGCCGCTCAAGAGATTTGGCTCCTCAGATTGTCACTGCAATACGCACCTGTACTACATGCCGGGAGACGAATCTCCCGCAGTATCTATTACTACCTTAGGGGCGCTTGGTCCCGACGGGTATCCATCCTTTTATTATGGAAATGCTTGA
- a CDS encoding SPFH domain-containing protein has product MGSKRSIYAYGGIIGFFVVFFGIAVPFCIFKVQVNQIGVWTKVWPVGVTDFTRGVVEEDYFVGWHRGIPIVDYWDVYDATVQTLNRTSDKVGGRRMEPIQVRTVDDYDVSVELILKYKIRRGSAWRLRKLLGPGKAGSPKGKVRYQVILENEMVDVARSVFGKMTEKHLYDPYEKRKRAKQALVELQKRMDDRFLDMIDVLLLDLKFDPKLDRKIKNVKLAELDILLNISQAKAADYRGITNIIDADTEAWVERIEGDRKAKFTILEALLNQRIAEIMAAAGKYMVEKKANADRYKADETAAGRLLVRKALAEGQNLKRAAMIGVGGDLIVALEAAKNINLGYLEFTTQRVDLLEIEQMVQKFGVAPLKATE; this is encoded by the coding sequence GTGGGATCTAAGAGAAGCATATACGCCTACGGCGGGATAATTGGTTTTTTTGTCGTATTTTTTGGTATAGCGGTTCCATTTTGTATTTTCAAGGTACAGGTGAACCAGATAGGAGTATGGACGAAGGTATGGCCTGTAGGCGTCACGGATTTCACAAGGGGAGTAGTGGAGGAGGACTATTTTGTAGGCTGGCACAGGGGCATTCCGATTGTGGACTATTGGGACGTGTATGACGCCACGGTCCAGACGTTGAACAGGACGTCGGACAAGGTAGGCGGCAGGCGCATGGAGCCTATCCAGGTGAGGACGGTTGACGATTATGACGTGAGTGTGGAGTTGATTTTGAAGTACAAGATACGGAGGGGTTCGGCGTGGCGTTTGAGGAAGTTGCTTGGGCCCGGCAAGGCTGGCAGTCCGAAGGGCAAGGTCAGGTACCAGGTTATTTTAGAGAACGAGATGGTGGACGTGGCACGAAGTGTATTTGGTAAGATGACGGAGAAGCATCTTTACGACCCGTATGAGAAGCGCAAGCGTGCGAAGCAGGCGTTGGTGGAGCTTCAGAAGAGGATGGACGACAGGTTTTTGGACATGATAGACGTGTTGTTATTGGATTTGAAGTTTGACCCGAAGCTTGACAGGAAGATTAAGAACGTGAAGCTTGCGGAGTTGGACATTTTGCTGAACATATCTCAGGCGAAGGCTGCGGACTACAGGGGCATAACGAACATAATAGACGCAGACACGGAGGCCTGGGTGGAGCGTATAGAGGGTGACCGCAAGGCGAAGTTTACCATTCTGGAGGCCCTTTTGAACCAGCGGATAGCGGAGATAATGGCGGCTGCGGGTAAATACATGGTGGAGAAGAAGGCCAACGCGGACCGTTACAAGGCCGACGAAACGGCGGCCGGGAGGCTTCTGGTGAGGAAGGCGCTTGCCGAGGGGCAGAACCTGAAACGTGCAGCTATGATAGGCGTTGGAGGCGATCTCATTGTTGCCCTGGAGGCCGCGAAGAACATCAACCTCGGCTATCTGGAATTCACCACACAGCGGGTTGACCTGCTCGAGATAGAACAGATGGTGCAGAAGTTCGGCGTGGCACCACTGAAGGCGACAGAGTAG
- a CDS encoding 7-cyano-7-deazaguanine synthase encodes MTDTLTDSGTAVDTRPAAAPGAAEAAETGRDSDKKVKAVALLSGGLDSTLAINVIKAQGIDVVALNFSTVFCLCNRTDSCKSEARKVSEAIGIPIKVLNITDSFLEIVKKPRHGYGKNMNPCIDCRINMFRMAGEYMREIGASFIVTGEVLGQRPMSQRKVAMRTIEREAGLEGLIVRPLCAKHLEPTVPEKEGLVDRQKLLAIKGRSRKEQMQLADVFEMKDYPCSAGGCLLTDPGFAVRIKELFEHDIDCDLRDVKLLKLGRHYRLDAETKAIVGRNDEENQRLETLVRTEDARLYLADIPGPLCLVRGNLTDENLRAAASLTARSSKAQDMPLVRVVLHRGDVEGVLEVAPADDVWAKERIIVRKK; translated from the coding sequence ATGACAGATACATTAACTGACAGCGGCACGGCAGTAGACACGAGGCCGGCCGCCGCTCCCGGCGCGGCCGAGGCTGCTGAGACGGGCAGGGACAGTGACAAGAAGGTGAAGGCGGTGGCCCTGCTTTCCGGCGGCCTGGACAGCACGCTGGCCATAAACGTGATAAAGGCGCAGGGTATAGACGTGGTGGCCCTGAATTTCTCGACCGTCTTCTGTCTCTGCAACCGCACCGATAGCTGCAAGTCAGAGGCCCGGAAGGTCTCCGAGGCCATCGGCATACCGATAAAGGTACTCAACATAACGGACAGCTTCCTGGAGATTGTGAAAAAGCCAAGGCACGGCTACGGCAAGAACATGAACCCCTGCATCGACTGCCGTATAAACATGTTCAGGATGGCGGGGGAGTATATGCGGGAGATTGGCGCGTCTTTTATTGTTACCGGTGAGGTACTTGGCCAGAGGCCCATGTCCCAGCGAAAGGTAGCCATGAGGACCATTGAACGCGAGGCGGGGCTGGAGGGCCTTATAGTGAGACCCCTGTGTGCGAAGCATCTGGAACCGACCGTTCCGGAGAAAGAGGGCCTGGTGGACCGGCAAAAACTCCTGGCCATTAAGGGGCGTTCTCGGAAGGAGCAGATGCAGCTTGCAGACGTCTTTGAGATGAAGGACTACCCGTGCTCTGCCGGGGGATGCCTGCTTACCGACCCGGGATTCGCCGTGCGGATAAAGGAGTTGTTTGAGCACGATATAGACTGCGACCTGAGGGACGTAAAACTGCTAAAGCTGGGCAGGCACTACAGGCTTGACGCCGAGACCAAGGCCATAGTGGGCAGGAACGATGAGGAAAACCAGAGGCTTGAGACCCTTGTGCGGACTGAAGACGCCCGGCTTTACCTCGCTGATATCCCGGGACCGCTGTGTCTTGTGCGCGGCAACCTGACAGACGAGAATCTACGGGCGGCGGCCAGTCTTACGGCGCGCAGCAGCAAGGCCCAGGACATGCCACTTGTCCGGGTTGTCCTGCACCGGGGAGACGTGGAAGGCGTGCTGGAGGTTGCCCCCGCGGACGACGTCTGGGCCAAAGAGCGTATTATTGTCAGGAAAAAATAA